The bacterium genome segment ACCACATCAATTCCGGTCAGGGTTCCTTCCAGATTTACTCCCAGCATAACTTCAATCCGTCCGGAATAAGCATTAGAACTCTCTTGTTTGAAAGCCACACCCATAATTTGCTGATCATCTTTGGCTACATAAAAATCAGTCTCCTCCAATCTGATGCGGCCGTCTGATTGGCCGTCAAGCATATCAAGTTCTTGATCAGGCTGATCAGGTTGATTATCGTGAGGGGGAAGAACCGCCTCTATGGCCTCCAATTTGGCCAACCGGTCCTGTTTTTCTCGGCCGGGCAGGGTTTTTTCCTCAGCCACCGAGAGGGCAAAACCAGCCACGGCGCTAACCAGAGTCAAAGTAAGCACTAACCTCAACAATTCAGTCACCGGATTTCACCTCCCCATAT includes the following:
- a CDS encoding RnfABCDGE type electron transport complex subunit G; the protein is MTELLRLVLTLTLVSAVAGFALSVAEEKTLPGREKQDRLAKLEAIEAVLPPHDNQPDQPDQELDMLDGQSDGRIRLEETDFYVAKDDQQIMGVAFKQESSNAYSGRIEVMLGVNLEGTLTGIDVVKHLETPGLGSKIDDPEKNNTFKEQFKDKSLTNSKLVADKIAVKKDGGDIEAISGATISPRAVCEAVSKGLRLFEKVKDEFATINPNIPK